In a genomic window of Cytobacillus sp. FSL H8-0458:
- a CDS encoding site-specific integrase has translation MSKIKKDPKRGTYFFVLDGGRDPITKKRTQYKRTGFKSKNEAEVALAKIRLELSQNKAIKNVKMTFGDFLKDWMEAKSIKLKPSTKKNYEEQVFYNILPVLGDKTIAEIDDKILQNFIFTLHNKRELAPSTIRTTYGIVSEVLGSASRKGLFDQMLLSDISLPREVKKLRVWDEDQINTFLNAPNTILNLSRHFIGFVISILTGMRMGEVLGLRWKDIDFDKQIIYIRQTLSKIDEEGNYGFIDEGKTASAIRTIYIPTSLIHSLKEHRQLIEKEQKILGDSYLNYDLVLCAKNGNWVHPNNFRRAFKVTVEQLDIPMIRLHDLRHSHATFLLSKQVNPKIIQERLGHKNITVTLNTYSHALPSMQLEAVGKFDEAFSKGD, from the coding sequence GTGTCGAAAATTAAGAAAGACCCTAAAAGAGGTACCTATTTCTTTGTATTAGATGGTGGAAGAGACCCTATTACAAAGAAAAGGACTCAATACAAACGAACAGGATTTAAATCAAAGAATGAAGCAGAAGTTGCATTAGCAAAAATACGACTTGAACTGTCACAAAACAAAGCAATAAAAAATGTTAAGATGACGTTTGGGGACTTCTTAAAAGACTGGATGGAAGCAAAGAGTATAAAATTAAAACCAAGTACAAAAAAGAATTATGAAGAACAAGTATTCTATAATATTCTCCCTGTCCTTGGTGATAAAACCATTGCGGAAATAGATGATAAAATTCTTCAAAATTTTATTTTCACACTGCACAATAAAAGAGAGCTAGCCCCTTCAACAATAAGAACCACTTATGGAATTGTAAGTGAAGTATTAGGGAGTGCATCTAGAAAAGGATTATTTGATCAAATGTTATTATCTGATATTTCTTTACCTAGAGAAGTTAAAAAGCTTAGGGTATGGGATGAGGATCAAATAAATACATTTTTAAATGCTCCAAATACAATCTTAAATCTTAGTAGACATTTTATCGGCTTTGTCATTTCAATTCTAACTGGAATGAGAATGGGTGAGGTTCTAGGTCTTAGGTGGAAGGATATAGACTTTGATAAACAAATAATCTATATTCGACAAACACTATCTAAAATTGATGAAGAAGGGAATTATGGATTTATTGATGAAGGAAAAACAGCATCAGCAATAAGGACAATCTACATTCCAACTTCATTAATTCATAGTCTAAAGGAACATAGACAACTCATTGAAAAGGAACAAAAAATATTGGGTGACTCTTATTTGAACTATGATTTAGTGCTTTGTGCTAAGAATGGTAATTGGGTACATCCAAACAATTTTAGACGTGCTTTTAAAGTGACTGTCGAACAATTAGACATTCCAATGATTAGATTACATGATTTAAGACATTCCCATGCAACTTTTCTGTTATCTAAACAAGTAAATCCTAAAATCATTCAAGAGCGATTGGGACATAAAAATATTACAGTGACACTTAACACTTATAGTCATGCTTTACCATCAATGCAGCTTGAAGCTGTTGGTAAATTTGATGAAGCATTCAGTAAAGGTGACTAA
- the panF gene encoding sodium/pantothenate symporter has product MNWQVIAPLIFFLIIIFLVGLWSSRKIDTSSSFLQDYFLGGRQLGGFILAMTMIATYGSASSFIGGPGVAYTQGLGWVLLAMSQVVTGYFVLMVLGKKFAITARKYNAVTLIDFLKERYNSKWVVWLSSLSIIIFLFSAMAAQWVGGARLIESLTGLSYLSALFIFAASVMVYVVIGGFRAVAVTDAVQGGIMFIGTMILLVAVIVAGGGIPNIISDLSSENPNLITPFGFDGGLTPLYVSSFWILVGVGVVGLPQVAVRAMSYKNARAMHRAIIIGTIVVGFIMLGMHLIGVFARPILPGIEVGDKVMPMIAMEVLPPWLAGIVLAAPMAAIMSTVDSLLLLVSSAIVKDVYINYIKPDAEESTIKKMSFAVTALLGILVCIMALSPPDLLIWLNLFSFGGLEAAFIWPVVLGLYWAKGNKYGAVASMITGTASYILFHTFYPNAFGMNTVVLPIALSLAAYIAVSLFTEKAAPAAAEI; this is encoded by the coding sequence ATGAACTGGCAGGTTATTGCTCCTCTTATCTTCTTTTTAATCATTATTTTTCTGGTGGGTTTATGGTCCAGCAGAAAGATTGATACGAGCAGTTCGTTTCTGCAGGATTATTTTCTTGGAGGAAGGCAGCTGGGCGGTTTTATTCTGGCCATGACCATGATTGCAACCTACGGAAGTGCCAGCAGTTTCATTGGGGGTCCCGGTGTTGCATACACACAGGGGCTTGGCTGGGTACTGCTTGCCATGTCACAGGTTGTTACTGGTTATTTCGTCCTCATGGTACTGGGGAAAAAGTTTGCGATTACAGCCAGAAAGTATAATGCTGTAACACTCATCGATTTTCTGAAGGAAAGATATAACAGCAAATGGGTTGTCTGGCTATCCTCTCTCAGCATCATTATTTTCCTGTTTTCCGCCATGGCTGCCCAATGGGTTGGCGGAGCAAGATTAATTGAATCACTGACTGGATTAAGCTATTTATCGGCTTTGTTTATTTTCGCGGCTTCCGTCATGGTCTACGTTGTGATCGGCGGCTTCCGGGCTGTTGCCGTAACGGATGCCGTCCAGGGCGGGATAATGTTTATCGGCACCATGATCCTTCTGGTTGCTGTTATTGTGGCTGGTGGAGGAATACCGAATATTATCAGTGATCTGTCTTCAGAAAACCCCAATCTGATTACACCGTTTGGCTTTGATGGCGGATTGACCCCATTATATGTATCCTCATTCTGGATTTTGGTGGGAGTGGGGGTTGTAGGTCTTCCTCAGGTGGCGGTAAGGGCTATGTCTTATAAAAATGCCAGAGCCATGCATAGGGCCATTATCATCGGAACAATAGTGGTCGGCTTTATCATGCTTGGCATGCATTTAATTGGTGTATTTGCCCGGCCGATTCTTCCCGGAATTGAGGTGGGGGATAAAGTGATGCCGATGATTGCCATGGAAGTCCTTCCGCCATGGCTTGCGGGAATTGTGCTGGCTGCACCGATGGCTGCCATTATGTCAACCGTGGACTCCCTGCTCCTTCTGGTCAGCTCGGCGATTGTTAAAGATGTGTATATTAATTACATTAAACCTGATGCTGAAGAAAGCACGATTAAGAAAATGAGTTTTGCAGTCACAGCCCTGCTGGGGATTCTGGTATGCATCATGGCGCTCAGTCCGCCCGATTTGCTGATCTGGCTGAATCTCTTTTCTTTCGGAGGATTGGAAGCAGCATTCATATGGCCTGTTGTGCTGGGCCTTTATTGGGCGAAGGGAAATAAATATGGTGCAGTGGCTTCCATGATAACCGGAACGGCTTCCTATATTTTATTCCATACTTTTTATCCAAATGCTTTTGGCATGAATACAGTCGTATTGCCTATTGCTTTATCACTGGCAGCTTATATAGCTGTAAGCCTATTTACCGAGAAAGCAGCACCTGCAGCAGCAGAAATTTAA
- a CDS encoding YhdT family protein, with protein sequence MKKSIHKKDPRFKIAEKEAWIGIGLVLFNFIWWYGFAYGLGSAPADEYTFIMGLPAWFFWSCVAGFVVMVILVSAAVKFLFKEVPFEENGEGGESE encoded by the coding sequence ATGAAGAAAAGCATACATAAAAAAGATCCTCGCTTTAAGATTGCAGAGAAAGAAGCGTGGATTGGCATTGGTCTCGTACTCTTTAATTTTATTTGGTGGTATGGGTTTGCCTATGGGCTGGGGTCAGCACCTGCCGATGAGTATACATTCATAATGGGGCTTCCTGCCTGGTTTTTCTGGAGCTGTGTAGCCGGATTTGTCGTCATGGTGATACTGGTATCAGCAGCTGTGAAATTCCTGTTTAAGGAAGTTCCGTTCGAAGAAAACGGGGAAGGGGGAGAATCCGAATGA
- a CDS encoding short-chain fatty acid transporter, translating into MLTRMADRFSKIVERYLPDAFVIAVLMTLFVFIAGFFMKPSEPAQLFKSFGDGFWVYLAFTMQMVLLLMTGMALASVPSVQRILEKLSSKAKTANQAYVLTFLVSSAAYYINWGLAVVVGAIIAREVGKRNQNAHFPLLVAAAYAPTALYTAGLSSSIGLTVATKGHFLEEVAGVIPTSETIFHPGTIAILIALVITMPIFIVLMAPKKDIISYVPPKAFKEEAEPAKILKTPAGKLERTPFLGIVTGLIGLIYVIFEFINGRDLDLNIINITFLSLGLILHKSLVQYANAFKEAGSAISPIILQFPFYAGIIAVLGSSGLAESIINGMASIASKDTFDIFTYWAAGIVNILAPSGGGQWALQGPLQVPAGLQLGVDPAITAMAVGWGDAWTNLIQPFWALPILSVVGLHIRHIMGYCALLAIWVGIVTTILMIFVY; encoded by the coding sequence TTGTGGAAAGGTATCTCCCTGACGCCTTTGTCATTGCTGTACTAATGACTCTGTTTGTATTCATAGCCGGATTTTTCATGAAGCCTTCTGAACCTGCCCAGCTGTTTAAATCATTTGGTGACGGCTTCTGGGTATACCTTGCTTTTACCATGCAGATGGTGCTTCTCTTGATGACAGGCATGGCGCTTGCTTCTGTTCCTTCTGTACAGCGTATACTTGAAAAGCTTTCCTCCAAAGCGAAGACGGCGAACCAGGCCTACGTACTGACTTTTCTCGTTTCTTCTGCTGCTTATTATATTAACTGGGGCCTTGCTGTTGTAGTTGGCGCTATTATTGCCCGTGAAGTCGGTAAAAGAAATCAGAACGCACACTTCCCGCTATTAGTGGCTGCAGCCTATGCACCTACTGCTCTATATACAGCCGGCTTGTCGAGTTCAATTGGTTTGACTGTTGCAACCAAGGGCCATTTTCTTGAGGAAGTGGCTGGTGTCATCCCAACTTCAGAGACCATTTTCCATCCTGGAACGATTGCTATTTTAATTGCTCTTGTTATTACAATGCCGATTTTCATCGTGCTCATGGCACCAAAGAAAGACATAATCTCATACGTTCCCCCAAAGGCGTTCAAGGAAGAAGCTGAACCGGCTAAGATTTTAAAAACGCCCGCCGGAAAGCTTGAAAGAACACCTTTTCTCGGCATCGTTACCGGATTAATCGGTTTAATCTATGTCATTTTCGAGTTCATAAACGGGCGTGACCTTGACTTAAATATTATCAATATTACCTTTCTATCCCTGGGGCTCATCCTTCACAAATCGCTTGTACAATACGCAAATGCCTTTAAAGAAGCGGGTTCTGCCATTTCCCCTATCATTCTGCAATTTCCGTTTTACGCCGGAATTATCGCCGTTCTTGGCAGCTCCGGGTTAGCAGAGTCTATAATCAATGGAATGGCGTCCATAGCAAGTAAAGATACCTTTGATATTTTCACCTATTGGGCAGCTGGCATCGTCAATATTCTTGCCCCTTCAGGCGGCGGGCAGTGGGCTTTGCAGGGGCCGCTTCAAGTTCCTGCCGGGCTGCAGCTGGGAGTGGACCCCGCCATTACGGCTATGGCGGTAGGCTGGGGTGATGCCTGGACGAACCTGATCCAGCCTTTCTGGGCACTTCCTATTTTAAGTGTAGTCGGCCTTCATATTCGTCATATTATGGGCTACTGTGCACTGCTGGCCATATGGGTGGGCATTGTTACTACCATTTTAATGATTTTTGTATATTAA
- a CDS encoding macro domain-containing protein — translation MKNNITKLKALVFDKTFWQNTWIVPSVLFAITTTFLSFIEIEWKDKLLYGLIIVSLLYILISLNRVYKLHSISLNIDGSEFEVTSGDIFQQDSECYKVIAFNEFFDTLVDDNLISESSLNGQYILKKYPSNNDINELNRRISNDPRLDKKELDVYRKLGGNTTRYELGSIFKDKDYFLVAFSKFNEKNEANLKLTEYAACLLKFWGEVNTLYNRKTVVLPLLGSGITRHKDFNASNQQLLEILIWTFKISKVKFREPSKVKILIHERQLGEINFYKLKEMEKIGI, via the coding sequence TTGAAGAATAACATTACAAAACTAAAAGCTTTGGTATTTGACAAGACCTTTTGGCAAAACACATGGATAGTTCCAAGTGTATTATTCGCAATTACCACTACCTTTTTAAGTTTCATTGAAATTGAATGGAAAGATAAGCTCCTATACGGCTTAATTATTGTTTCTCTTCTTTACATTTTAATTTCTTTAAACAGGGTTTATAAGTTACACTCCATCTCCTTAAACATAGATGGCTCTGAGTTTGAAGTAACTTCAGGAGATATATTCCAACAAGATTCTGAGTGCTATAAAGTAATTGCATTTAATGAATTTTTTGATACTTTAGTTGATGATAATTTGATTTCGGAAAGTTCATTGAATGGACAATATATACTTAAAAAGTATCCAAGTAACAATGACATAAATGAATTAAACCGAAGAATATCTAATGATCCAAGATTAGATAAGAAAGAATTGGACGTTTATAGGAAGCTTGGTGGTAATACAACGCGCTATGAATTAGGCAGCATATTTAAAGATAAGGACTACTTTCTTGTAGCTTTTTCAAAGTTCAATGAAAAAAATGAAGCGAATTTGAAATTAACTGAGTATGCAGCTTGTCTTTTAAAATTTTGGGGAGAGGTAAACACCCTTTATAATCGTAAAACAGTTGTACTGCCACTCTTAGGGTCAGGAATTACTAGACATAAAGATTTCAATGCCTCTAATCAACAACTATTAGAAATACTTATCTGGACATTTAAAATAAGTAAAGTAAAATTCAGAGAGCCTTCAAAAGTTAAGATTCTAATTCATGAGAGACAACTAGGTGAGATAAATTTTTATAAACTAAAGGAGATGGAGAAAATTGGCATATAG
- a CDS encoding FtsK/SpoIIIE domain-containing protein, which produces MIFEILSTTIFGAISLKAYLSKSGVGNDSQKLNKIFTLSGLNVKDGKQTLTAQLMKKRNYDWGNEYRYRIPLGRSFEDYLSKQKTIEAGINTRSIKLQFKDLRSIKLDRNIISNIKRLYEKNLTDRKEIELSYDGMLIIRVYNDPLPTKVEFEKADDWKVFFGVTREKNKPVYHNFREIPHLALGGATRYGKSNTINCIITSLLKQQPENAKLHLIDLKGGMELCDYENIKQTISIAYEPEEALLTLENTYYRMKAMQQRIKKLGKKKIEDTDIQERNFIIIDEVGELNPDEAVDNEEKKLKLKCQKYMSQIARLGAGVGFYQILATQYPTGDVIPRQCKQNSDGKLCFRVQSGTASRVVLDSDGAESLPKIKGRAIYQTADKRTIVQTPLITPEIIQKTIQPYIIDKGGSKIETTNRETREDTVIFEKTGLS; this is translated from the coding sequence ATGATTTTTGAAATCCTCTCGACAACTATATTTGGAGCAATTTCTTTGAAAGCTTATTTATCAAAAAGCGGAGTAGGGAATGACTCTCAAAAACTGAATAAAATTTTTACCCTTAGTGGCCTGAATGTTAAAGATGGTAAACAAACACTTACGGCTCAACTAATGAAGAAAAGGAACTATGATTGGGGAAACGAATATCGTTACCGCATACCATTGGGCAGGAGTTTTGAAGATTATCTTAGTAAACAGAAAACCATTGAAGCAGGAATAAATACTCGTTCTATAAAGCTTCAGTTTAAAGACCTAAGGAGCATTAAATTAGACCGTAACATCATTTCTAATATAAAGAGACTATACGAAAAGAATCTAACCGACAGGAAGGAGATTGAACTTTCATATGATGGTATGTTGATTATCAGAGTGTACAATGATCCATTACCTACAAAAGTTGAATTCGAAAAGGCTGATGACTGGAAAGTGTTTTTTGGTGTAACCAGAGAGAAAAACAAACCTGTTTATCATAATTTTAGGGAAATCCCTCATTTAGCGTTAGGTGGGGCAACCCGGTATGGAAAATCAAACACAATTAACTGCATTATCACATCTTTGCTAAAGCAACAACCTGAAAACGCAAAACTACACCTTATTGATCTAAAAGGTGGTATGGAATTATGCGATTACGAAAACATCAAACAGACAATATCTATCGCTTACGAGCCAGAAGAGGCCCTTTTAACATTAGAAAATACTTATTACCGGATGAAAGCTATGCAGCAAAGAATTAAAAAGTTAGGTAAAAAGAAAATTGAAGATACCGATATACAGGAAAGGAATTTCATCATTATAGACGAAGTGGGTGAACTGAATCCGGATGAGGCAGTAGATAACGAGGAAAAGAAGTTGAAACTAAAATGCCAAAAATATATGTCTCAAATTGCTCGTTTAGGGGCTGGCGTTGGATTTTATCAGATATTGGCTACTCAATATCCTACTGGAGATGTTATCCCTCGTCAATGTAAGCAAAATAGTGACGGAAAGTTATGCTTCCGAGTGCAATCAGGTACGGCATCTAGGGTTGTTTTGGATAGTGATGGAGCAGAGAGCCTTCCTAAAATTAAAGGTCGGGCGATTTATCAAACAGCAGATAAAAGAACTATTGTTCAAACCCCTCTTATTACACCAGAAATCATACAAAAAACCATCCAACCTTACATCATTGATAAAGGGGGCTCAAAGATTGAAACCACTAACAGAGAGACAAGAGAAGATACTGTTATCTTTGAGAAAACAGGATTATCTTAA
- a CDS encoding group-specific protein: protein MIEVKVDESEVRKIYLKKLDEHIKKMDKEFLFWNSKDLMKQTRLSWNTIQKEFFYDPRFPKRKVGNKWLFPAKKTKEFLLEWIEEQE from the coding sequence ATGATTGAAGTCAAAGTAGATGAAAGCGAAGTTAGAAAAATATATTTAAAGAAGCTAGACGAACATATTAAGAAAATGGACAAAGAATTCTTGTTTTGGAATTCAAAAGATCTAATGAAACAAACAAGACTTTCATGGAATACAATTCAGAAAGAATTCTTTTATGATCCTCGATTTCCGAAAAGAAAAGTGGGGAATAAGTGGTTATTCCCTGCGAAAAAAACAAAGGAATTTTTATTGGAATGGATTGAAGAACAAGAGTAA
- a CDS encoding helix-turn-helix domain-containing protein has translation MKTTEIIREELPEALTPDNVQQLLGIGRRQTYELLSNPPFHVVKVGRLYKISKKTFFKWFDGD, from the coding sequence TTGAAGACAACAGAGATAATAAGAGAAGAACTACCGGAAGCGCTAACTCCAGATAATGTGCAGCAACTTTTAGGCATTGGTAGGAGACAGACATACGAATTATTAAGTAACCCACCATTTCATGTAGTTAAAGTTGGCAGGTTATATAAGATATCAAAGAAAACATTTTTCAAGTGGTTTGACGGAGATTGA
- a CDS encoding HIRAN domain-containing protein, translating to MSKFWEPCPRCGSNKVKTLGKGTFFLIFFGSGGCLIWIGFIFFPVLILAAILILVSPLAFLLPKVNQCEECKYSWKVNKKGTENIPTTPTQSTPVPTTLVTPQPPDILPVPERKTVGFNVSGVTFDNDKGKDIQNLLRKLGKEISRDEGIRVFSGLKNSEILEYNEEVSEFEDLELGEYIRFEKDPENEFDKNAIKVLVEYPLGTKHHIGYVPKTDNVNILKLIDSDSIKSTSALMVGGKIKLVDYDEEKDKDIVVVDEITLGVKVTLHLKD from the coding sequence TTGAGTAAATTTTGGGAACCATGTCCTAGATGTGGAAGCAACAAAGTCAAGACTCTGGGCAAAGGTACTTTCTTTTTAATATTTTTTGGGTCTGGTGGATGTTTAATTTGGATTGGTTTTATTTTCTTTCCTGTTTTAATACTCGCTGCAATATTAATTTTAGTCTCACCACTAGCTTTCTTGTTGCCTAAAGTGAACCAATGTGAAGAATGTAAGTATTCTTGGAAAGTGAATAAGAAAGGAACTGAAAATATACCAACTACTCCAACCCAAAGCACACCAGTTCCCACAACACTTGTAACACCTCAGCCACCAGATATTTTACCAGTTCCAGAAAGGAAAACTGTTGGTTTTAATGTTTCTGGCGTCACCTTTGATAATGATAAGGGAAAAGATATTCAAAACCTACTTAGAAAACTAGGTAAAGAAATATCAAGAGATGAAGGTATCCGTGTATTTTCAGGATTAAAAAACTCAGAAATATTGGAATACAATGAAGAAGTGTCAGAGTTTGAGGATTTAGAGCTTGGAGAATATATTCGATTTGAAAAAGATCCTGAGAACGAGTTCGACAAAAATGCAATTAAAGTGTTAGTCGAATATCCTCTAGGGACAAAACATCATATTGGATATGTCCCCAAAACTGACAATGTTAATATTCTTAAATTAATTGACTCTGACTCTATTAAAAGTACTTCTGCTCTTATGGTTGGCGGGAAAATAAAGCTGGTTGATTATGATGAGGAAAAAGACAAGGACATAGTTGTTGTTGACGAAATTACACTTGGAGTAAAGGTTACACTTCATTTGAAGGATTAA
- a CDS encoding replication-relaxation family protein — MKPLTERQEKILLSLRKQDYLNRDQLTRIHRLGSVRNANRVLKDLSLYLSSFREDSNSTVYFLNKEGREYVGSEKIKRKTKFVNHYLMRNDFYIYIGYPHEWENELKISDGTYTVISDSYYKKDGRYHFLEVDSTQKMIVNRKKIEQYKGLMKEGKLAKNVGHFPKLVWLTVTDLRKKQLAVLCKGLPFAIYTMNDIR; from the coding sequence TTGAAACCACTAACAGAGAGACAAGAGAAGATACTGTTATCTTTGAGAAAACAGGATTATCTTAATCGTGATCAGTTAACACGAATACACAGGCTTGGAAGTGTGAGGAATGCTAATCGTGTTTTAAAAGATTTGTCACTTTATTTATCAAGCTTCAGGGAGGATTCCAATTCAACCGTATACTTTTTAAATAAAGAAGGTAGAGAGTACGTCGGTTCTGAAAAGATAAAAAGAAAAACTAAATTTGTAAATCACTATCTTATGAGGAATGACTTTTACATCTATATAGGATATCCGCACGAATGGGAGAACGAATTAAAAATAAGTGATGGAACGTATACGGTCATATCAGATTCTTACTATAAAAAAGACGGAAGGTATCATTTCCTGGAAGTGGACTCTACTCAAAAAATGATTGTTAACAGAAAGAAGATTGAGCAGTACAAAGGGTTGATGAAGGAAGGGAAACTTGCTAAGAATGTAGGTCATTTCCCTAAGTTGGTTTGGCTTACAGTGACGGATCTGAGAAAAAAACAATTAGCAGTATTATGCAAAGGACTGCCTTTTGCGATTTACACCATGAATGACATCAGATAA
- a CDS encoding helix-turn-helix domain-containing protein gives MNIKSRIKKLTDESGFKKSFIAEKLGVSVKQLRNYESGRSYIPMDKAYLLADLLGVKVDDLYERSK, from the coding sequence ATGAATATTAAAAGTAGAATTAAAAAACTAACTGATGAGAGTGGATTTAAAAAGAGTTTCATTGCAGAAAAGTTAGGTGTTAGTGTTAAACAATTAAGGAATTATGAATCTGGTCGAAGTTATATTCCAATGGACAAAGCTTATTTATTAGCCGATTTATTGGGTGTTAAGGTGGATGATTTATATGAACGTTCAAAGTGA
- a CDS encoding aminopeptidase gives MSQFQTNLEKYAELAVKVGVNVQKGQTLVINTTLDAAELVRTIVKKAYEAGAHNVVVNWSDDAVTRTKYDLAPDESFSEYPEWRAKEVEDLAEKGAAFMSIVSASPDLLKGVKSERIASFQKAAGQALAKYRKFIQSDKVSWTVIAAPSQAWANMVFPEAPEESRVEMLWDAIFKATRADLDNPVEAWKKHDETLHEKVDYLNSKRYQKLHYKAPGTDLTIELPKGHLWVGAGSVNEQGHEFMANMPTEEVFTVPYKTGVNGKVSSTKPLSYGGNIIDNFSLTFENGRIVDVKAEEGEEILKQLVETDEGSHYLGEVALVPFNSPISKSNLLFYNTLFDENASNHLAIGSAYAFCIEGGKKMSSEELADNGLNESLTHVDFMIGSAEMDIDGITEDGSAEPVFRKGDWAF, from the coding sequence ATGAGTCAATTTCAAACGAATTTAGAGAAATACGCAGAGCTTGCGGTGAAGGTCGGCGTAAATGTACAAAAGGGTCAGACGCTTGTTATTAACACAACGCTTGATGCAGCTGAACTGGTTCGTACTATTGTGAAAAAGGCTTATGAAGCAGGAGCTCATAACGTTGTGGTGAACTGGAGTGATGATGCGGTCACACGCACGAAGTACGATTTGGCACCCGATGAGTCTTTCTCCGAATACCCGGAATGGCGTGCAAAAGAAGTCGAAGATTTAGCTGAAAAAGGTGCGGCATTTATGTCAATCGTTTCCGCAAGCCCTGATTTGCTGAAAGGCGTGAAATCAGAGCGAATCGCAAGCTTCCAGAAAGCAGCCGGACAGGCGCTTGCAAAATACCGCAAATTCATCCAGTCCGATAAAGTGAGCTGGACAGTCATTGCTGCGCCTTCTCAAGCATGGGCAAACATGGTATTCCCTGAAGCTCCGGAGGAATCCAGAGTGGAAATGCTTTGGGACGCTATTTTCAAAGCCACTCGAGCTGACTTGGATAACCCGGTTGAAGCCTGGAAAAAGCACGACGAAACACTTCATGAAAAAGTGGATTATTTAAACAGCAAGCGTTATCAGAAGCTTCATTATAAAGCTCCAGGCACAGACCTGACAATCGAGCTTCCAAAAGGCCATTTATGGGTCGGGGCAGGCAGTGTGAATGAACAGGGACACGAATTCATGGCAAACATGCCGACTGAAGAAGTGTTCACAGTACCATACAAGACAGGTGTGAATGGTAAAGTTTCGAGCACAAAGCCGTTAAGCTATGGCGGAAACATCATCGATAACTTTAGCCTGACATTTGAAAACGGCCGCATTGTAGATGTGAAAGCAGAAGAAGGAGAAGAAATCCTCAAGCAGCTGGTTGAGACAGATGAAGGTTCCCACTATCTTGGTGAAGTGGCACTGGTTCCTTTCAACTCGCCAATTTCCAAGTCCAATCTGCTTTTCTATAATACTTTATTTGACGAAAACGCTTCAAATCACCTCGCCATCGGCAGTGCGTATGCATTCTGTATTGAAGGCGGCAAGAAAATGTCCAGTGAAGAACTGGCTGATAACGGCTTGAACGAAAGCTTAACACATGTTGATTTCATGATTGGTTCCGCTGAAATGGATATCGACGGAATCACTGAAGACGGCAGCGCGGAACCTGTATTCAGAAAAGGTGATTGGGCATTTTAA
- a CDS encoding sigma factor-like helix-turn-helix DNA-binding protein, giving the protein MNHVMIRTNFNKETLQKLPQVLTLYYQYELTLGEVAKALNMSSVTVSKLLKQYGTGLRPKKAYDEKVNKLGKVIEIMYYEQMKSSNRIASILGISSEFVVAYLNRYAKGTRSASEACILRADEEYREKIRETQLGESNTAAKLTTEKVVKIRNEYVNLLSEGHRKTHAQNYLAKKYGVKRPTVSDIVLRKTWRHI; this is encoded by the coding sequence ATGAATCACGTTATGATAAGAACAAATTTCAATAAAGAGACATTACAAAAACTACCTCAAGTTTTAACATTGTATTACCAATATGAGCTAACACTTGGAGAAGTAGCAAAGGCATTAAATATGAGCAGTGTCACAGTTAGCAAATTACTTAAACAATATGGAACAGGATTACGTCCTAAAAAGGCATATGATGAAAAGGTAAATAAATTAGGTAAAGTTATTGAAATTATGTATTATGAGCAAATGAAATCAAGCAATCGAATTGCATCTATATTGGGCATTAGTTCAGAATTTGTTGTTGCCTACTTAAATCGGTATGCCAAAGGAACTAGAAGCGCAAGTGAAGCTTGTATACTTAGAGCAGATGAGGAATATCGAGAGAAGATAAGAGAAACACAACTTGGAGAAAGTAACACAGCTGCAAAACTAACAACCGAGAAAGTTGTTAAAATTAGAAACGAGTATGTTAATTTGCTTAGTGAAGGTCACAGGAAAACGCATGCTCAGAATTATCTTGCTAAGAAATATGGAGTCAAAAGACCAACTGTATCGGATATAGTTCTCAGAAAGACTTGGAGGCATATATAA